One window from the genome of Oryctolagus cuniculus chromosome 1, mOryCun1.1, whole genome shotgun sequence encodes:
- the UNC93B1 gene encoding protein unc-93 homolog B1 codes for MDVEPPLYPEAGAAGPQGEEDQLGVPDGPEAPLDELVGAYPNYNEEEEERRYYRRKRLCVLKNVLAASAGGALTYGVYLGLLQMQLILHYDETYREVKYGNMGLPDIDSKMLTGINVTPIAALLYTPLLIRFFGTKWMMFLAVGIYALFVSTNYWERYYTLVPSAVALGMAIVPLWASVGNYITRMAQKYCEYTHYKEQDEQRPRQRPPRGSHVPYLVVFQAIFYCFFHLSFACAQLPMIYFLNHYLYDLNHTLANVQSCGTDSQGILMGLNKTVLQTLPQSRNLIVVESVLMAAAFLAMLLVLGLCGAAYRPTEEIDLRSVGWGNIFQLPFKHVRDFRLRHLVPFFVYSGFEVLFACTGLALGYGVCSLGLEQLAYLLVAYSLAASAASLLGLLGLWLPRSVPLVAGAGLHLLLTLGLFFWAPVPKAVQHSWVLYTVTGLWGVGSALNKAGLSTLLGTLYEDKERQDFIFTIYHWWQAVAIFLVYLGMSLPMKAKLAVLMVTLVAATASYLWMEQKLRRGVAPRQPRIPRLQHKVRGYRYLEEDNSDESDAEQRGAEGPGDGAEEDGAPPEGPRPGPEPAGLCRRPCPYEQVLGGDGPEER; via the exons ATGGACGTGGAGCCGCCGCTGTACCCGGAGGCGGGGGCCGCGGGGCCGCAGGGCGAGGAGGACCAGCTCGGGGTCCCGGACGGGCCCGAGGCCCCG CTGGACGAGCTGGTGGGCGCGTACCCCAACTACaacgaggaggaggaagagcgcCGCTACTACCGCCGCAAGCGCCTGTGCGTGCTCAAGAACGTGCTGGCGGCCAGCGCGGGCGGCGCGCTCACCTACGGCGTCTACCTGG GCCTCCTGCAGATGCAGCTGATCCTGCACTACGACGAGACGTACCGCGAGGTGAAGTACGGCAACATGGGGCTGCCGGACATCGACAGCAAGATGCTGACGGGCATCAACGTGACGCCCATCGCCGCCCTGCTGTACACGCCCCTGCTCATCAG GTTCTTCGGCACCAAGTGGATGATGTTCCTGGCCGTGGGCATCTACGCCCTCTTCGTCTCCACCAACTACTGGGAGCGCTACTACACGCTGGTGCCCTCGGCCGTGGCGCTGGGCATGGCCATCGTGCCGCTCTGGGCCTCCGTGGGCAACTACATCACCAG GATGGCGCAGAAGTACTGCGAGTACACCCACTACAAGGAGCAGGACGAGCAGAGGCCGAGGCAGCGGCCCCCCCGGGGCTCCCACGTGCCCTACCTCGTGGTCTtccaagccatcttctactgcttcttccac CTGAGTTTCGCCTGCGCCCAGCTGCCTATGATTTACTTCCTGAACCACTACCTGTACGACCTGAACCACACGCTGGCCAACGTGCAGAGCTGTG GCACGGACAGCCAGGGCATCCTCATGGGCTTAAACAAGACGGTCCTGCAGACGCTGCCGCAGAGccgaaacctcattgtggtggAGAGCGTGCTGATGGCGGCCGCCTTCCTGGCCATGCTGCTG GTGCTGGGCCTGTGCGGTGCCGCTTACCGGCCCACGGAGGAGATCGACCTGCGCAGCGTGGGCTGGGGCAACATCTTCCAGCTGCCCTTCAAGCACGTGCGTGACTTCCGCCTGCGCCACCTCGTGCCCTTCTTCGTCTACAGCGGCTTCGAGGTGCTGTTTGCCTgcactggcctggccctg GGCTATGGCGTGTGCTCCTTGGGGCTGGAGCAGCTGGCCTACCTCCTCGTGGCTTACAGCCTGGCTGCCTCTGCCGCCTCCCTCTTGGGcctgctggggctgtggctgcctCGCTCGGTGCCCttggtggcgggggcggggctgcacctgctgctcaccCTCGGCCTCTTTTTCTGGGCCCCCGTGCCCAAGGCCGTGCAGCACAGCTGGGTGCTGTACACGGTAACCGGGCTCTGGGGTGTGGGCAGCGCCCTCAACAAGGCGGGACTCAGCA CACTCCTGGGGACCCTGTACGAGGACAAGGAGAGGCAGGACTTCATCTTCACCATCTACCACTGGTGGCAGGCCGTGGCCATCTTCCTCGTGTACCTGGGCATGAGCCTGCCCATGAAG GCTAAACTGGCGGTGTTGATGGTGACGCTGGTGGCCGCCACGGCCTCCTACCTGTGGATGGAACAGAAGCTGCGGAGGGGCGTGGCCCCGCGCCAGCCCCGCATCCCGCGGCTGCAGCACAAAGTGCGCGGCTACCGCTACCTGGAAGAGGACAACTCCGACGAGAGCGATGCGGAGCAAAGGGGCGCCGAAGGCCCGGGAGACGGCGCCGAGGAGGACGGCGCGCCGCCCGAggggccccggcccggcccggagCCCGCAGGCCTGTGCCGCCGGCCCTGCCCCTACGAGCAGGTGCTGGGGGGCGACGGGCCAGAGGAGCGGTGA